From Salvia splendens isolate huo1 chromosome 16, SspV2, whole genome shotgun sequence, a single genomic window includes:
- the LOC121770583 gene encoding probable E3 ubiquitin-protein ligase ZFP1, translating into MGHRNIQFMRHMIDLENDQGPGQQPPDPYIFYPSVPNFPQTNLQPVVPAPGSQCNFNIHPIPDYHDNTVFYGMPPYNGAPPQYNPFLAPPSGRRDFPVQVNHGAPDQFPLSTTHGIVGIPTDSYCRNMPCSDGVRGVPNYYHQNASAGPSSSVTPIIARPAEPDITRANTASYVPLEYGGNNVSMVGVQSVQAHNANRAIHGNYIAPPVPLPGNPWLDSNFYPNNASANGVCVEAGVQGYPLRAINRAPAGFMHPPYAPGHPSQHHPTLPLQLLTVNRPSNRIPTNSSLNTGINPTLDVADVGPTFLAPVPPTGFRLYRPHRREIIIDPSIRHRNLPHLRVLPEDEVALLEISGHHEIGATVDQHRDLRLDIDHMSYEELLALGEQMGSVGTGLSHEFVQNNLKVRTFKLSPTRVELEATNDLQRNNFCVVCQSDYEPEQKIGTLGCGHEYHSDCIKKWLLVKNSCPVCKSPALRAD; encoded by the exons AACTTCCCTCAGACTAACCTTCAGCCGGTTGTTCCTGCTCCAGGAAGCCAGTGTAATTTCAACATTCATCCGATACCAGATTATCATGATAATACTGTCTTCTATGGTATGCCACCATACAATGGCGCCCCACCTCAATATAATCCATTTTTGGCACCGCCGTCTGGAAGAAGAGATTTTCCTGTTCAAGTAAATCATGGGGCTCCCGATCAATTTCCGTTGTCAACAACTCACGGTATTGTTGGTATTCCTACAGACAGCTACTGCAGAAACATGCCCTGCTCAGATGGCGTCCGTGGGGTTCCTAATTATTACCATCAAAATGCTTCAGCTGGCCCTAGTTCTTCGGTTACCCCTATAATTGCTAGGCCAGCCGAGCCTGATATTACTCGGGCTAACACGGCCAGTTATGTGCCGCTTGAATATGGTGGGAATAATGTGAGTATGGTAGGAGTGCAGTCTGTCCAGGCTCATAATGCTAATCGTGCGATCCATGGAAACTATATTGCGCCACCCGTTCCATTGCCTGGCAACCCTTGGTTGGATAGCAATTTTTATCCGAACAACG CTAGTGCGAATGGAGTGTGTGTTGAAGCCGGTGTACAAGGTTATCCGTTAAGAGCCATTAATAGAGCTCCAGCTGGCTTTATGCATCCTCCATATGCTCCAGGTCATCCTAGCCAACACCATCCAACTCTACCGTTGCAACTGCTCACTGTTAATCGCCCATCAAATAGGATCCCCACGAATAGTTCGTTAAATACAGGCATAAATCCTACTCTAGATGTAGCAGATGTTGGGCCTACATTTCTGGCGCCTGTTCCACCCACAGGTTTTCGGTTGTACAGGCCTCACCGAAGAGAAATCATAATTGATCCAAGCATCAGACATCGCAACCTTCCTCATTTAAGAGTTTTGCCTGAAGAT GAAGTTGCGCTGCTTGAGATTTCTGGCCATCATGAAATTGGAGCTACCGTTGATCAGCACCGAGATCTACGTTTGGATATAGATCACATGTCTTATGAG GAGCTTCTTGCATTGGGAGAACAGATGGGCAGTGTTGGCACTGGATTATCTCATGAATTTGTTCAAAATAATTTGAAAGTACGAACTTTTAAACTGTCCCCAACTCGTGTCGAGCTTGAAGCGACAAATGATCTGCAAAGAAATAACTTTTGTGTTGTATGCCAG AGCGATTACGAACCTGAACAAAAGATCGGAACCCTCGGATGCGGCCATGAATACCACAGTGACTGCATCAAGAAGTGGTTGCTGGTGAAGAATAGTTGCCCTGTATGCAAATCCCCAGCTCTGAGAGCCGACTGA